The DNA segment GAGCATAGGCCAGCTCAAAGGGAAGTTGGAGGCAGATAATGGTCATGATAACGAGAACATCATTCCTAAACCTCTTGCGGTAAGCAAACCATTCGTATCTTTGGTACGCTTCCTTCTCTTTGAACTTCTCGTTTCCGAGATTCTTTATAAGCTCCTTTGGAAAGGGAAGGGAGCTCCATTCCATTCCAATGAATCTGTATCCTTGACTCGGACCAACTAAATAATTTATCTGCCatctaataaaacaaaaaacaattggTAAACAATCAACTTATTTGGATGCTATGCATCAGTGTAGGGGGAAGAGAGCCTACCTAGCTAACAAAGCTGCGTTTTTGCGTTTCCAGAACTGAAGAAACAAGGCAGCCCAGAGTATTGTGCTGACAAAGAAACTTGGGAGGACAAGAAACTGCAAGGACCTGACCATAGACAAATTGCAAACAAGGCATGATGTATGTACCATATACCATAAGAGCTTGTAACAAAAATGAGAACTTACCCAAAATCAATCATCTGCACTATAATTCCCAGTAAGGCTGGAAATAGTAACCATCGTGTATACATTCCCAAGAAGGAAAAGTAGACTCCAATCtgtgattttgtatatttaatgagtttccatacaaaaaaaaaaactttctgaTATAGCATGTATAGTAAGTTAAGGTTTCTCTATGTGTCTACCTTTGCGCCGAAGTAAGAGTATATCTGATCAATTGGCTGGTTTGTGAAGTTCCACCAGTTTAATGCCCAAGTTTTGAGAAGTTCCTTCCTATTGAGTTCATCTACAAAAGAAGTATGTTCATGTGTGAGAATTTTAAACCATTCTAGAGTCTAGACTGCCTCTATAGCTTACCATGAAGAGGAAACATTTGTTTGATGACGCCTTCTGATTCCAACCTTCTCACTAGTGATTCTCCTGCCGCCCAACAAAACTCTTTGTCGTCGAGTTTCAGTGTAACGTCGTAACCATCACTGTTAACCTGTATTTTCAAGAGTTATTTTGATGTGTTATGAATCAAGAACTGAGACGTTAAAGCAATGGAAGACATGTAACAAGGGATAAATAAGAACCAGAGCTTACAATGCCGTAGAGAAGATGTTGATAGCAATGAAAACGTTCAAACCAGCTGAACAAAGACCCATCAGGTTGCCTGAAGAAAGCCTCAGACCCTTGCACCTCAAAGGGCAAATCAATTCCTGAAAATGATAGATAAGACCATCAAGCATTCAAAATTCTGAAGAACATAAAACGAGGAAAGATCTGTGATACAAATGTTCATAAACAGTTTGAGCTGTTATATACAAAGGAGGAAGCAGTAGTTACCAAGACGAGTAGGTTTACGTATATGAAGCTCAGCTGCTGCACTCCCCAAGGTCTCCAAAGGAGCAGCTACCTGAATTGTGTTGTAGTTAGCTCCAACGTTACTCTACTGATAACAAAAGAGCCAACATAGTATTATACTGAACTAGAGCTAACTAAGTCATCATCAATTTGTTATTTAACATCAAAATTTCACTCTTTCAGGTTCACTCCTCAAATTCAAGACCAGTACTTTTTGTCTGAAAAGAGGACAAATTGGAAAAAAGAACCGACCTTGAGAAACTCATCAGCGAGACCAACGACTCTATCAACAaccatccctctcttcttcagcTCACTAACCAAAACTTCAACACAGTctccttcctctttctcttctcgAACCCTCTTAGGAACCACAATTGCCACCTCGTGAACGATTCGCTCCTCCCCATTTCTCCCATCCATCTCCAAAACCCGAATCACACAACAAAGACGAAAACTTTCGCTTAGTAGCTGAAAAGTTTCTACCTTTTTCTTCAAGATCTGATTCTCACATGCCTTAATGAGTATTATTCACCAAAGCTTCCTCCTTTTTCTCTCACTTTTAATTTACTTTTCTAATTTTCGAGTTTCTGAACCGTAAAAGGGGATCAAGGGTTAACTCGGAACACTTAAGGATGCTCAAAAATTCAGATCGAACTTTAATGCACGTCTCTCGTTGCCCCTACGGTGGGGTTTGCCTCTGCTTCTTGGTTCAAAAAAAACGTATCTGGAAATGGGAAAAGACAAAAGCTTTGGTTTGGTCTGAAAAATTTGGATTGAATTTGATAAGTCATGCAACATTCCATAATGAAGCTCCTTCTGAGTTGGCAACGCTGATGATGAGCGGCGACACATCGGACGGTGCTTAGTCATTCTTGACACGTGTGCCTCCTCCTTTTCCTCTTGATGCGCGCGTGTGACTAAAATGTTAAACCGGGTACTACCAACAATCAGAGTAAACCGGCCAAGTCTGATCTTAATTACGTTAAACCAAAGCTGACTTTTAACattatcttttactttattaagGGGCCCCACTTAATTCGATTCCTctctctcctttcttcttcttcctcatctctctctcttctacaaaagaaaaatcccCAAATTCGAAGAAACCCTAGTTCTCTACCGATAGATCGTAATCGAATTCGGGAGGTGTAGAGGCAACCGATCGACATGGGTAACACAGATAAGCTGATGAATCAGATATTCGATCTGAAATTCACGTCCAAGTCTCTTCAGCGGCAGTCAAGGAAGTGCGAGAAGGAGGAGAAGGCGGAGAAGCTCAAGGTGAAGAAGGCGATCGAGAAGGGGAACATGGATGGTGCTCGGATCTACGCGGAGAACGCTATTCGTAAGCGTAGCGAGCAGATGAACTATCTTCGTCTCGCTTCTCGCCTTGACGCTGTTGTTGCTCGCCTTGACACCCAGGCTAAGATGGCCACCATCACCAAGTCCATGACTAACATCGTTAAATCCCTTGAGTCTTCCCTTGCCACAGGTGTTGTAAAAATGATGTGTTTGATTGAAAGTTCGAGTTTTTTTAGTATTGGTTCTGCCTGTTGATGTGCTGGTGATCAGTGGTTCGGGTTTAGTTTATGCGTGTTGGTTACTACATGTAGATTTGCGTGATTCTTACTGGGTAGACATAAAGGTTTGTTTTTTATGGAAACATAACAAGGGTAGCATGAATGGTAGAGTCTAAGTAGGTTTGTTGTGTTGTTAACAACTTGGGGTTCTTATCTGTTCTCTGTTTCTTTGAATAGGCAATCTGCAGAAGATGTCAGAGACGATGGATTCATTTGAGAAGCAGTTTGTGAACATGGAGGTCCAAGCTGAGTTCATGGAGAACGCCATGGCTGGTTCTACATCATTGTCCACTCCTGAAGGCGACGTCAACAACCTGATGCAGCAGGTAGCAGATGACTATGGTCTTGAAGTTTCTGTTGGACTACCTCAGGCTGCTGGTCATACCATACCTACTGCGACAGAGGAAAAAGTTGATGAGGATGATTTGTCCAGGAGGCTTGCAGAGCTCAAGGCCAGAGGTTGAATCAGCGAACCAACAAACCATGTTTGCTTGGACTATCTGCCACTTTGGACGAGTTCCTTATCATAATGTTACAGCTATTATCCGCAAACACTGACGCATTTGTGTATATTGCTCATTTTGAGATATGTTTTGTTTATCaactttatataaaacaaacctTCGTGTGTTCAATGGTATGCTTTTGAGTTGTGCAACAAAAACATTTCTTTTCGAGTCACGTTTGGCTTCATTGTCTAGGATAACTTCAAGAAGAAACATGTAGATGGAAAATAGTGCCAAGTCTTCACATAGTATGTATTGTATATATTGCCATATGAACAAGTCATTTGCGTTTTGACACAGTAAAGCTTGAAACTTGACTTTAATAGCTACTCTGAGCTAGATCAGCTATAGATGAACGCACTGAACTCTATGTTTACATGAATTAACTGGAGTCCAATGAAAAAATGAACAATGAATA comes from the Brassica napus cultivar Da-Ae chromosome A7, Da-Ae, whole genome shotgun sequence genome and includes:
- the LOC106354247 gene encoding anoctamin-like protein At1g73020 — protein: MDGRNGEERIVHEVAIVVPKRVREEKEEGDCVEVLVSELKKRGMVVDRVVGLADEFLKVAAPLETLGSAAAELHIRKPTRLGIDLPFEVQGSEAFFRQPDGSLFSWFERFHCYQHLLYGIVNSDGYDVTLKLDDKEFCWAAGESLVRRLESEGVIKQMFPLHDELNRKELLKTWALNWWNFTNQPIDQIYSYFGAKIGVYFSFLGMYTRWLLFPALLGIIVQMIDFGSLQFLVLPSFFVSTILWAALFLQFWKRKNAALLARWQINYLVGPSQGYRFIGMEWSSLPFPKELIKNLGNEKFKEKEAYQRYEWFAYRKRFRNDVLVIMTIICLQLPFELAYAHIYEIITSDTIKFLLTAIYLLIIQYLTRLGGKVSVKLINREINESVEYRANSLIYKVFGLYFMQTYIGIFYHVLLHRNFMTLRQVLIQRLIISQVFWTLMDGSLPYLKYSYRKFRARKKKKSEGGPTTGKILIASRVEKEYFKPTYSASIGVELEDGLFDDFLELALQFGMIMMFACAFPLAFTLAAVSNVMEMRTNALKLLVTLRRPLPRAAATIGAWLNIWQFLVVMSICTNSALLVCLYDQEGKWKIEPGLAAILIMEHVLLLLKFGLSRLVPEEPAWVRANRMKNVTQAQDMYCKQLLRSISGEFSSMAKSQQEGAVET
- the LOC106354252 gene encoding ESCRT-related protein CHMP1B; translated protein: MGNTDKLMNQIFDLKFTSKSLQRQSRKCEKEEKAEKLKVKKAIEKGNMDGARIYAENAIRKRSEQMNYLRLASRLDAVVARLDTQAKMATITKSMTNIVKSLESSLATGNLQKMSETMDSFEKQFVNMEVQAEFMENAMAGSTSLSTPEGDVNNLMQQVADDYGLEVSVGLPQAAGHTIPTATEEKVDEDDLSRRLAELKARG